TGTGCAGCTTTGTACAAGGGGTGCCTGTTCCCTGCCAGATGGTTTATGGTGAATCCAAAACCTGCTGAGGGACTCTTCTGCAagaagtaaaacagaaaaaaaatcagttatgcCCCCCTAAAATTGCTGGGAGTCAGCCTGAGGGTGTCCCTTGGTTGCTCTGAACACCTCTTAAAGCTCAGGTTGGGCTGAGGGACTGAAGTGAGCTTTGGCCAACatctccctcccctttcctcatTCCATGAATATCTAATTCCGGCCTGTCCCTTCCTCCACCCCAGCTGGAAAGTGAGATCCAGCGCATCTCAGAGGATTACGAAAACCTTGTCAAGGCATCTTCCAAGCGGGAAGCCTTGGAGAAAGCCATGAGGAACAAGAAAGAGGGCGAGATGCGGCGACTTCAGGACTTCAACCGGGACCTGAAAGGTGAGGGACCTTCTGtatcaccaccctcatgggTGCTCTCCACCAGGAGCTTTTCCACCAGGAGccaagctgcttctgcttcctctggcCAAAATCATGCCTTTAAATCTGAATTGAGTTTAACTGTCTTTGGACCAGAGCGGTTGGAATCGGCAAACAAGCAGCTGGCCAGCAAGACCCAAGAAAGCCAGGAAAGGAACCAGGGGAGCGTGGCCAAACTCCTGGCGCAGAGTAAGTCCCAGGTGATACCCAATCCTCACCCTGGGATGGTGGGGCCCAGTGTGCTGGAAGAGGGGGCGggtgccaggcagcagctctcgCCCTTCCCTGGGGAGGATGGAGCTGCTCTTGGCGCTGGACTCGAGCCATTAATCCCGGCCGGCCGGCGGCGTGACCCGCATTCTCcacattcctgctgctgttccGGCTCTTCCAGCACCAAGCCCGCACTCCCGCCCCgctccagcccagcccttctccctcttcccctcctccccccctacGCCTCGGAGCTGTGCTGCTTcggcctttttttttttctttttttttttttgaggggggggggctTTGGAGAAGGGCATTATACCCTGGATCCGTTATTATAGCAGAGAGATGTGGTATTAGTGTTCTATGGGAGGAAACACATCCCTGTCCCTAAGGTGGCTGGATGTTCACCAGGCAGCTTttatcatagaattgtagaataaTAATTTGTGTTGGAcaggacctctaaaggtcacctagttcaacccccctgcagtaaggagggacaccctcaactagatcaggttaccCAGAGAGCCTCgccaagcctcaccttgaatatctccaggatGTGGCCTCAGCtacctccctggacagcctgtttcatttttctactACCCTgatggtaaagaactttttcctaatatcaaTGAGACATTTTTACAGCCAAAATTTGGGCTGGAACATGGCAAATAGAGGCTTTTGGCCAACTGCCTGTGCCATGACCTACCTCATGGGCCGGGGGAGGGTTGGCAGGGCCAGGTTTCTGGGGGGACAAAAAGCCTTCCCCTTCCACGGGGGCATTGTGGACCAGCTTTAGAAGGGATGAAGCCTCTTTTGGTTGAGACCTGGGTCCTCTCTGGCAGGCTATGAgcaccagcaggagaaggagaagctggAGCGGGAGGTCTCCCTGCTGCGCAGCGCCAACGAGGAGCAGCGCCGGCGGGCAGAGCTTCTGGAGCAGGCACTGGGCAGTGCCCAGGCCCGAGCGGCCAAGGCCGAGGCCGAGCTGCGGAAGAAACGAGCCTACGTGGAGAAGGTGGAGCGTCTGCAGGCAGCCCTGGGCCAGCTCCAGGCCGCCTGTGAGAAGCGGGAGCAGCTAGAGCTGCGTCTCCGCACCCgcctggagcaggagctgaagATGCTGCGGGCTcagcaggtgggtgctggcgAGACACGGCGGTGGGTGCCTGCAATCTGCATTatcccagcacctcctcattctcttttggttttggtgggttttttttttgcttctgcagaGACAGGCAGGCGTTGTGGGTGGAGGGACACTGGAGCTGAGTGCCCACACACTCTCAGAGCAActgagggagaaggaggagaagatcCTTGCCCTGGAGGCTGACATGACCAAGTGGGAGCAGAAATACCTGGAGGAGTGCACCATGAGGCAGTTTGCCATGGATGCCGCAGCCACTGCAGCTGCCCAACGGGACACCACCCTCATCAGCCATTCCCCACGGCACTCCCCCAGCAGTAGCTTCAACGAGGACCTCCTCCTGGCCACCCACAAGCACCAGGAAATGGAGAACAGGTAGGCTCACCACCCCTACAAGCTCATGTTGTGGTCTGGCCACGTGGTGCCTgcatcctcctccccacctctgGCTCCTCTTCCAGCTTCTACCTCTTTTCCTCATCAGGTTAAAAGCCCTTCATGCCCAAATCCTGGAGAAGGATGCTGTCATCAAGGTCCTGCAGCAGCGCTCACGGAGGGACCCCAACAAAGTCCTCCAGGGCTCCCTGCGTCCAGCCAAGTCCGTGCCCTCCATCTTCACTGCCTCTGCTGCCCCGAGCTGGCCAGGGGCTGGCCAGAGCGAGCGGGGAGCCCAAGGCAGTTCCCAGGGCAGCACAGGTAAATCCAGGCACCTGCCcatcctctgccttccctcagATGCCGTTCCCCCTTTGGTTTTGGAAGGAGCATGGGGAGGGGTGATCTCTCCATGGTGAGCCATGGGGTCCAGCCGGAGGAGTCAGCCATCACTAAGGGCATCTCCTCCATCAGGCAAAGCCACTGTtgaaggggcagcagcagcagcacccactgcccTCCCTCTGGCCTCCCACTCCAAGCACGGCAGCAAGGACGGCAGCACACAGACAGATGGGGCGGCTGACAGCATCGTCCAGAGTGAAGGTCCTGAGCATCCACCTGGTTTGCTGGGTGAGTCTCCACAGCTGGCATGAGGGAGAGccagagatgctccagcacctgggcTTGGCACCCAGGAGACTGGCTGTACACAAGCACctgtgatattttttatttttgaggctTTTTAGAGGCCCCAGCTGAGTATCGAGGCTATGAATCTCTGCAATCTCTCactgacttttttatttttaaggtgcAGGGGGTTTTTGTTCTTCAACACTTTGAGGGAGGCTGGGCCAGCAGCACACTTGCTGGCAGCCTGTCAgtggggtgggtgctgtgccCATGCTCTTCACCCCTCCTCAAGCTCTCACcttctttctctgcagagaGCTCAGCTCCTTCTAGAGCCCTGGACCTGTCCGACATGGTGGAGATCCTGATTTAAGGCCATCCAGGGGCTGCATGCTGGCCTCTTtaccctccctgcctgctgcacaGGCAGAGCCACCCTGCCTGCACCTGCCAGGATGGAGGAGCCTGCGGGAAGAACCGagcctggagctcagcagcatctccaCCACCAGTCTCAGTGGGTGGCCCTATGCCTGGGAGGGCCAGCGTACCTGCTTGGCACCCACAGGGAGTCCCCAGCTGTGCGGGGCACGATGGACTTTGGGGACCCCACAGTGGGGGCTTGTGACCCCCCTGTAAATACAGCCAGGCTATGTATGACAGGAGCGGATGTATTTATCgcttcagcctcttctccttcccaagCTGGAGGGGTtcttcccatcccctccctcgTCAGCTCCATCCGCATCCCACCTCTGGGTCTTGGCCATCTGCATCTACCCAAGTGCTTGGTCTTCAAATGGAATTTCCCACTTTGCTCTCTCAAACTGTCCCTACAGCTGATGTGAGGGCAGAGCTCGGAAGGATCATCCACAGGTTTAATCACCCACCTGGATCCACATGGCTAGACCAAGTGCCAGGAGCCCCAAACCCCCATCATTTCCATCCTGCCTCTGGGAtttcagaggggtttggggtaCCATGGCAGTGATGTAAAAGAGAAGATAATAATCGATGGAATGAAAGGTGGAGGAGAAATCCCCTTGAAACAGGAGATTTCTCTTGGAGTTACCCCTGGATTGCTGATGGAGGGGGTGGGATGTGCCACTCCTCTCGTGGCATCATTCCTCTGCCACGTCCCCAGCTACTGGCAGCTGGCTTCTGCCTGTAGCCAGTGCTGACCTCGTGCTCCTGAGCTCAGGTGCTTCCTGTCCTTGCCTTtcctgtatgtgtgtgtgtgtatatatatatatatatattattttttctttcttctttaaacaTGTGCATTTGCTGGacaattgcattttttaatttttctctcccagacacataaaaaatgcatttgtgcATTgtttacaaacaaacaaaaaattatgaaagagGACAAAAAGCCCCACCCACaacttaatatattttatattaatattggtatttctttttaagtatatatattttttgtgctgtgaacttttggttttgtttttttttgtccccttcCAAAGATGAGGAGTTCTTGTTTGTGCATTTTAAGTTATCTTGAAGTATTTAAATGTAAACCTGGCTGTTTCGTTATGCCGCCCTATACCGAGATTGCTGTAGCATTCCACTTGGtataacaatattttaattaaaaaaaccaaacaaatattGACCCACggctactcttttttttttttttccttttttttttccccatgtgaTTGGGCAAGAGGGAGGTGCCACCAGAGGGAAGGAGTCTAGGTGATGCCCTGGCTGAAATGCTgtccttcccagctccctgggcagtgAGGGAGCATCCCAGGGACATAGTTGcctgagaaaaggaaacaaaatgctaaGGGGTGGCGATGGGAAGGACTGGGTGGGATGCTtagggggctgggggggaatgAGCTGGGGGGCCGCGCTGGTCCCTGGACAGGGGCTGTaccttccctgcctgccccagctaatgctgcctgggagctgcagcagcctcccccGGAAGGCTTGCAGCATTCCTGGCATTCCGCAGCTTTCACACCCCAGGTTTTATTTACCCGAATGCGTATGTGGAGCAGCTTTATGGCAGGTCTGGATCTCTGCAAGCAGCTTTCTGGGTCCAGGGATTCAGTCTCCTTGTGTTGAGAGCTTTGCCCACTCTTTGACCATCCTCCatcctgctcctcatcccatGACCAAAAAGCCCATCCCTGGGGCTTTCACAAGCTCTGAGGGTAGGGAGGGGGGGCAGAAAATGGGAGAGCACATCTTGGGGATGAGtgaggaagcagaaaaagagttaaaagaaataatcatgggaaaggaaaggaaaatgccaACACTCATCTGTAaatgcaggagctgggctggggggagaggaTGCCCCAGACTGGCAGGTtggggcaggaggtgacagCTCCTGAAGATGCAGCaggaggttttgtttgttttggtggaGTTGCTTTCCAGTGGCAGCAACAGCCTTGCTGGAACTCCATGCCTTGGTGGGAGGAAGGCGTGGGGGGTGTGTTTTATCGCTCTGCTTTATCACAGGCGTTTCCCTCCACCCTTGCCACACTACCTCACAGGGTTTCACCATCAGCAGTGCTTGGATCCACAGCACTTGATCCCACGTGGGTCCTGCTCAGGCAAGGACATGTCCTTGTCACCTCAGCCTGGCTGAAATACTATGTGGGACCTCAGActcctgctcccatccctgTGGCTGGAATTTCTGTGTCCCTGGTCCTTGTGTCCCAGCATCCCTCCATCCTTGATCCTTTCATCCCCGTGTCCCTTTGTCCTTGATCTATGTATCCCTGTGACCCTGCATGCCTGTGTCCTATCCCATATCCCCacatccctgtgtccccacacCCACAGAGGGGTGGCTGGAGATGgttgctgagctgctggtgaTTGATATGACACTTTCTGTGAACTTCACATCGCAGCACTGTTCTGAGTGCCACCCCAGCGGCTTTGAGCAAGACATCCTCTTATGGGGCAGCAGCTCTCTTGAGAGATGGGTCATCTGGCCTGGGAGCTATCTGGGGAGAGAAACAGCAGGACAAGGCTGAAGATCTGTTGGTGCGCAACACAAAGGCCCTGCACTTTGTCCAATGGCCCGCCCATAGCACCTGGTTTCTCTGGTGCCACACCACAGCAGTATCACTGCAGCTTGAGTTCCTGCTTCTCTTCGTTTCTCCTTAGAGCAAGGAGGTTGTATCTTGGTCCCTGAAGAATCCTTGGAGCTTGGTAGGTCCTTCACCGGCCCTGGGATCACTCCTCTTCCAAGTAATCCCCATTCTGGCAGGGGAAGGTCGGCAGGGCTGCAGGCTGGCCCCGCAGCCGCCTTCCCAGCAAACCAGTCGGGCAAACCACGGGGCTTTCTCCTGCCTCAAGTCCCGGCTTGCTCCTCGGCCCGGCAGGAATGAAGCTCTCCCTGCCCGGCCTGCTGAGCCCTTCCCTGCCCCCTGCCTTCGGTCTGCTCCCAACTGCCCTCCCCGGGGGTCCCTGCGCTGTGCCCAGGGCACTCCCCAGCGGCCTTGTGCAGGCAGGACTGGGTGCAGGCAGCGGTGGGTGCAGGCAGCggtgggtgcaggcaggacTGGGTGCAGGCAGCGGTGGGTGCAGGCAGCGGTGGGTACAGGCAGTGGTGGGTGCAGGCAGCGGTGGGTACAGGCAGGGCCGGGTGCAGGCAGCGGTGGGTGCAGGCAGCGGTGAGTGCAGGCAGCggtgggtgcaggcaggactgggtgcaggcagggccGGGTGCAGGCAGCggtgggtgcaggcagtggTTGGGCGGCAGCGCGTTGCGGGGCAGATTCCTCATTCCTCTTCCCTGCACTGTGCCGCCTGCCTGCCATTTCTGCCTGCACACAGCAAACAGGCTGCTATTATCCCGGATGCTTCGAATAACTGTggctattttttctcttcccagtatgctaaaaaggcaaaaaattcCATG
The nucleotide sequence above comes from Heliangelus exortis chromosome 9, bHelExo1.hap1, whole genome shotgun sequence. Encoded proteins:
- the AMOTL2 gene encoding angiomotin-like protein 2 isoform X2 → MRTDEDSNGTVLHRLIQEQLRYGNLTENRTLLAIQQQALRGGGGGVGGAGSPRSSLESLSPEESQMVQQSTRQEPQGQEHHSDHVYLENNVYRLCQPQHKGEELPTYEEAKAHSQYFASQRGWQQPGGTNLGIRGENGTRGAESGARRPNERLKDLKHGHVRSLSERLMRMSLERNGAKAQSPISSSHSYPQLSRHHQLTALRGQHSEGPEPRGPPPEYPYIIPSQDNYLAEPQPCSQEGPGFQHPEIRVLPTPVPAAFLPPTDALSPGTLDAAGVEALVSTQAVSAGSRLARADAVLRENERLQRECEKLRRELESCSEKASRIQKLESEIQRISEDYENLVKASSKREALEKAMRNKKEGEMRRLQDFNRDLKERLESANKQLASKTQESQERNQGSVAKLLAQSYEHQQEKEKLEREVSLLRSANEEQRRRAELLEQALGSAQARAAKAEAELRKKRAYVEKVERLQAALGQLQAACEKREQLELRLRTRLEQELKMLRAQQRQAGVVGGGTLELSAHTLSEQLREKEEKILALEADMTKWEQKYLEECTMRQFAMDAAATAAAQRDTTLISHSPRHSPSSSFNEDLLLATHKHQEMENRLKALHAQILEKDAVIKVLQQRSRRDPNKVLQGSLRPAKSVPSIFTASAAPSWPGAGQSERGAQGSSQGSTGKATVEGAAAAAPTALPLASHSKHGSKDGSTQTDGAADSIVQSEGPEHPPGLLESSAPSRALDLSDMVEILI
- the AMOTL2 gene encoding angiomotin-like protein 2 isoform X1, which gives rise to MRTDEDSNGTVLHRLIQEQLRYGNLTENRTLLAIQQQALRGGGGGVGGAGSPRSSLESLSPEESQMVQQSTRQEPQGQEHHSDHVYLENNVYRLCQPQHKGEELPTYEEAKAHSQYFASQRGWQQPGGTNLGIRGENGTRGAESGARRPNERLKDLKHGHVRSLSERLMRMSLERNGAKAQSPISSSHSYPQLSRHHQLTALRGQHSEGPEPRGPPPEYPYIIPSQDNYLAEPQPCSQEGPGFQHPEIRVLPTPVPAAFLPPTDALSPGTLDAAGVEALVSTQAVSAGSRLARADAVLRENERLQRECEKLRRELESCSEKASRIQKLESEIQRISEDYENLVKASSKREALEKAMRNKKEGEMRRLQDFNRDLKERLESANKQLASKTQESQERNQGSVAKLLAQSYEHQQEKEKLEREVSLLRSANEEQRRRAELLEQALGSAQARAAKAEAELRKKRAYVEKVERLQAALGQLQAACEKREQLELRLRTRLEQELKMLRAQQRQAGVVGGGTLELSAHTLSEQLREKEEKILALEADMTKWEQKYLEECTMRQFAMDAAATAAAQRDTTLISHSPRHSPSSSFNEDLLLATHKHQEMENRLKALHAQILEKDAVIKVLQQRSRRDPNKVLQGSLRPAKSVPSIFTASAAPSWPGAGQSERGAQGSSQGSTAGKATVEGAAAAAPTALPLASHSKHGSKDGSTQTDGAADSIVQSEGPEHPPGLLESSAPSRALDLSDMVEILI